From the Takifugu flavidus isolate HTHZ2018 chromosome 12, ASM371156v2, whole genome shotgun sequence genome, one window contains:
- the fam168a gene encoding protein FAM168A isoform X3 — protein MNPVYSPVQPGTPYGNPKNMAFPGYPGGYPATTPTYTPNLYQTGSPGYPPGYTSAGTPYKVPPTQSNGAPPPYTPTPTPYPTPMYPIRSAYPQQNIYAQGAYYTQPVYAAQPHVIHHTTVVQPNSIPSTALYPAPVPVPTPRNNSIPAMGMVAGATMAMSAGTLLTTPQHPQIGGHPVTVPTYRPQGTPGYSYVPPHW, from the exons ATGAATCCAGTCTACAGCCCAGTTCAGCCTGGCACCCCATATGGAAACCCTAAGAACATGGCCTTTCCAG GCTATCCAGGAGGGTATCCTGCCACTACTCCAACCTACACACCCAATCTGTATCAAACTGGCAGTCCTGGGTATCCACCAG GATATACTTCAGCGGGTACTCCCTACAAAGTCCCCCCCACACAGTCAAATGGAGCCCCTCCCCcatacacccccacccccaccccctacccAACACCAATGTACCCCATCCGCAGTGCCTACCCCCAACAGAACATATACGCACAG GGAGCTTATTACACTCAGCCCGTCTACGCGGCTCAGCCACACGTGATCCACCACACCACTGTGGTGCAGCCCAACAGCATCCCCTCTACAGCCCTCTACCCcgcccccgtccccgtccccacCCCTCGCAACAACAGCATTCCTGCCATGGGGATGGTAGCCGGGGCGACCATGGCAATGAGCGCAG GGACCCTGCTGACAACACCTCAGCACCCCCAGATTGGAGGACACCCAGTAACAGTGCCAACCTACAGGCCCCAGGGGACACCTGGCTACAGCTACGTACCGCCTCACTGGTAG
- the kbtbd3 gene encoding kelch repeat and BTB domain-containing protein 3 isoform X1 — translation MDVSPRSPQCFTSKWPLTSKSDFQQGPGPPERQTLLRTAESHSLQLLAALRSFRECSLMFDFTINVAGRAFPCHRCVLAASSDFFRAMFEVDMLERGDGSVTLDDQCLDAVSAFLDFAYSGEILITNGNIDTLFQLAAFLQVSVLLRACTEFLIGSLDLSNCLYLISIAEAYGSDSLLQSANDFVVQNFCDLSKTQDFLNMQVNILEICLRSDALNVPSEEDVVTSLLRWIHHDRPGRGQLLPSLLSLTRLHHLPSLETLHSDVLLQESEACCTLISQAQDQQEQHSGLHTDARPATTQSYIYIHKTEENGETRHAFCYCLGTNQWKDLGKNLLEAAVMFPDPPGCCFTSYAEKIFVTGGCRGSCCRAIHLHVAQPSHDATDEAWCFCPVTLTCTPTPAMLKARTMHAAVTCLDRVYVIGGRTRGSTGEAPSLVEVEYYNPLTKTWCSVSPLPTAIFYPEATSCGSLIYTLGSEVEFTETFNPLLDCFFCYDAQKDQWNRLVAEFGQFFHAILVKAVSNNDTLHLCDLSTYKVYSFCPETCVWKGQGSFECAGFNAGAVGTRDRIYILGGDYSPDEITDDVQVYHSERSEWEELSPMPRALTEFHCQLISFTRHRDPWDATL, via the exons ATGGATGTATCTCCAAGGTCCCCCCAATGTTTCACAAGCAAATGGCCTCTGACAAGTAAATCTGATTTCCAACAAGGCCCCGGGCCCCCAGAACGCCAGACCCTTCTCCGGACAGCTGAGTCCCacagcctgcagctcctggcTGCGCTCAGGTCATTTCGAGAGTGCAGCTTGATGTTTGACTTCACCATTAATGTGGCGGGACGTGCTTTTCCCTGCCACCGTTGTGTTCTAGCTGCAAGCAGTGATTTCTTCAG GGCTATGTTTGAGGTGGATATGCTAGAGCGTGGTGATGGTTCAGTGACTCTGGATGACCAATGTCTGGACGCAGTCAGCGCTTTCCTGGATTTTGCTTATTCTGGAGAAATACTGATCACCAATGGCAACATAGACACACTGTTTCAGcttgctgcttttcttcag GTCTCGGTTCTTTTGCGGGCATGCACCGAATTTCTGATAGGAAGTCTGGATCTTTCTAACTGTCTCTATCTGATCTCCATCGCTGAGGCTTATGGCTCTGACTCCCTCCTCCAAAGTGCCAATGACTTTGTGGTTCAGAACTTCTGCGATCTCTCTAAAACTCAGGACTTTCTCAACATGCAG GTGAATATCTTAGAAATTTGCCTGCGGTCTGATGCTTTAAATGTGCCCAGTGAGGAAGATGTAGTGACATCACTTCTCAGATGGATTCACCATGACCGACCAGGAAGAGGACAACTATTGCCCAGCTTGTTGTCCTTAACCAGACTACATCATCTACCATCCCTGGAG ACTCTGCATTCAgatgttctccttcaggagAGCGAGGCCTGTTGCACGTTGATCTCACAGGCTCAGGACCAACAGGAACAGCACAGTGGCCTGCACACCGATGCCAGGCCGGCCACCACACAGTCCTACATCTACATCCACAAGACAGAAGAGAACGGAGAGACCCGGCATGCCTTCTGCTACTGTCTGGGAACCAATCAATGGAAAGATTTGGGAAAAAATCTCTTGGAGGCAGCTGTCATGTTTCCAGACCCACCAGGATGCTGTTTTACTAGCTATGCAGAAAAG ATCTTTGTGACAGGTGGTTGCCGGGGGAGCTGCTGCCGTGCAATACATCTACATGTAGCTCAGCCATCCCATGATGCCACAGACGAGGCCTGGTGCTTCTGTCCGGTTACCCTAACCTGTACACCCACTCCAGCCATGCTGAAAGCTAGAACCATGCATGCAGCTGTCACATGTCTTGACAGAGTGTATGTCATAGGAGGGCGGACCAGAGGATCTACAGGGGAAGCTCCCAGTCTGGTTGAG GTGGAATATTACAACCCTCTGACCAAGACCTGGTGCTCAGTCAGCCCCCTCCCCACTGCCATCTTCTACCCAGAGGCAACTTCCTGTGGCAGCCTCATCTACACTCTGGGATCTGAGGTGGAGTTCACAGAGACATTTAATCCCTTACTGGACTGCTTCTTCTGCTATGATGCTCAAAAAGACCAGTGGAACCGTCTGGTTGCGGAATTTGGTCAGTTCTTCCACGCAATTCTAGTCAAGGCTGTGTCAAACAATGATACTCTTCATCTATGTGACCTGTCCACATATAAG GTCTACAGCTTTTGTCCAGAGACCTGCGTATGGAAAGGTCAAGGGTCATTTGAGTGTGCAGGGTTCAATGCTGGAGCAGTTGGTACCAGAGACAGAATCTACATCCTGGGTGGAGACTATTCACCTGATGAGATCACTGATGATGTTCAG GTGTATCACAGTGAGCGGAGTGAATGGGAGGAACTGAGCCCGATGCCCAGAGCCCTCACCGAGTTCCACTGTCAGCTCATCAGCTTTACCAGACACAGAGATCCCTGGGATGCTACACTGTGA
- the kbtbd3 gene encoding kelch repeat and BTB domain-containing protein 3 isoform X2, with protein MKKNCPRSLDCPGPPERQTLLRTAESHSLQLLAALRSFRECSLMFDFTINVAGRAFPCHRCVLAASSDFFRAMFEVDMLERGDGSVTLDDQCLDAVSAFLDFAYSGEILITNGNIDTLFQLAAFLQVSVLLRACTEFLIGSLDLSNCLYLISIAEAYGSDSLLQSANDFVVQNFCDLSKTQDFLNMQVNILEICLRSDALNVPSEEDVVTSLLRWIHHDRPGRGQLLPSLLSLTRLHHLPSLETLHSDVLLQESEACCTLISQAQDQQEQHSGLHTDARPATTQSYIYIHKTEENGETRHAFCYCLGTNQWKDLGKNLLEAAVMFPDPPGCCFTSYAEKIFVTGGCRGSCCRAIHLHVAQPSHDATDEAWCFCPVTLTCTPTPAMLKARTMHAAVTCLDRVYVIGGRTRGSTGEAPSLVEVEYYNPLTKTWCSVSPLPTAIFYPEATSCGSLIYTLGSEVEFTETFNPLLDCFFCYDAQKDQWNRLVAEFGQFFHAILVKAVSNNDTLHLCDLSTYKVYSFCPETCVWKGQGSFECAGFNAGAVGTRDRIYILGGDYSPDEITDDVQVYHSERSEWEELSPMPRALTEFHCQLISFTRHRDPWDATL; from the exons ATGAAGAAGAACTGTCCAAGGTCCCTAGATT GCCCCGGGCCCCCAGAACGCCAGACCCTTCTCCGGACAGCTGAGTCCCacagcctgcagctcctggcTGCGCTCAGGTCATTTCGAGAGTGCAGCTTGATGTTTGACTTCACCATTAATGTGGCGGGACGTGCTTTTCCCTGCCACCGTTGTGTTCTAGCTGCAAGCAGTGATTTCTTCAG GGCTATGTTTGAGGTGGATATGCTAGAGCGTGGTGATGGTTCAGTGACTCTGGATGACCAATGTCTGGACGCAGTCAGCGCTTTCCTGGATTTTGCTTATTCTGGAGAAATACTGATCACCAATGGCAACATAGACACACTGTTTCAGcttgctgcttttcttcag GTCTCGGTTCTTTTGCGGGCATGCACCGAATTTCTGATAGGAAGTCTGGATCTTTCTAACTGTCTCTATCTGATCTCCATCGCTGAGGCTTATGGCTCTGACTCCCTCCTCCAAAGTGCCAATGACTTTGTGGTTCAGAACTTCTGCGATCTCTCTAAAACTCAGGACTTTCTCAACATGCAG GTGAATATCTTAGAAATTTGCCTGCGGTCTGATGCTTTAAATGTGCCCAGTGAGGAAGATGTAGTGACATCACTTCTCAGATGGATTCACCATGACCGACCAGGAAGAGGACAACTATTGCCCAGCTTGTTGTCCTTAACCAGACTACATCATCTACCATCCCTGGAG ACTCTGCATTCAgatgttctccttcaggagAGCGAGGCCTGTTGCACGTTGATCTCACAGGCTCAGGACCAACAGGAACAGCACAGTGGCCTGCACACCGATGCCAGGCCGGCCACCACACAGTCCTACATCTACATCCACAAGACAGAAGAGAACGGAGAGACCCGGCATGCCTTCTGCTACTGTCTGGGAACCAATCAATGGAAAGATTTGGGAAAAAATCTCTTGGAGGCAGCTGTCATGTTTCCAGACCCACCAGGATGCTGTTTTACTAGCTATGCAGAAAAG ATCTTTGTGACAGGTGGTTGCCGGGGGAGCTGCTGCCGTGCAATACATCTACATGTAGCTCAGCCATCCCATGATGCCACAGACGAGGCCTGGTGCTTCTGTCCGGTTACCCTAACCTGTACACCCACTCCAGCCATGCTGAAAGCTAGAACCATGCATGCAGCTGTCACATGTCTTGACAGAGTGTATGTCATAGGAGGGCGGACCAGAGGATCTACAGGGGAAGCTCCCAGTCTGGTTGAG GTGGAATATTACAACCCTCTGACCAAGACCTGGTGCTCAGTCAGCCCCCTCCCCACTGCCATCTTCTACCCAGAGGCAACTTCCTGTGGCAGCCTCATCTACACTCTGGGATCTGAGGTGGAGTTCACAGAGACATTTAATCCCTTACTGGACTGCTTCTTCTGCTATGATGCTCAAAAAGACCAGTGGAACCGTCTGGTTGCGGAATTTGGTCAGTTCTTCCACGCAATTCTAGTCAAGGCTGTGTCAAACAATGATACTCTTCATCTATGTGACCTGTCCACATATAAG GTCTACAGCTTTTGTCCAGAGACCTGCGTATGGAAAGGTCAAGGGTCATTTGAGTGTGCAGGGTTCAATGCTGGAGCAGTTGGTACCAGAGACAGAATCTACATCCTGGGTGGAGACTATTCACCTGATGAGATCACTGATGATGTTCAG GTGTATCACAGTGAGCGGAGTGAATGGGAGGAACTGAGCCCGATGCCCAGAGCCCTCACCGAGTTCCACTGTCAGCTCATCAGCTTTACCAGACACAGAGATCCCTGGGATGCTACACTGTGA
- the kbtbd3 gene encoding kelch repeat and BTB domain-containing protein 3 isoform X3, whose amino-acid sequence MFEVDMLERGDGSVTLDDQCLDAVSAFLDFAYSGEILITNGNIDTLFQLAAFLQVSVLLRACTEFLIGSLDLSNCLYLISIAEAYGSDSLLQSANDFVVQNFCDLSKTQDFLNMQVNILEICLRSDALNVPSEEDVVTSLLRWIHHDRPGRGQLLPSLLSLTRLHHLPSLETLHSDVLLQESEACCTLISQAQDQQEQHSGLHTDARPATTQSYIYIHKTEENGETRHAFCYCLGTNQWKDLGKNLLEAAVMFPDPPGCCFTSYAEKIFVTGGCRGSCCRAIHLHVAQPSHDATDEAWCFCPVTLTCTPTPAMLKARTMHAAVTCLDRVYVIGGRTRGSTGEAPSLVEVEYYNPLTKTWCSVSPLPTAIFYPEATSCGSLIYTLGSEVEFTETFNPLLDCFFCYDAQKDQWNRLVAEFGQFFHAILVKAVSNNDTLHLCDLSTYKVYSFCPETCVWKGQGSFECAGFNAGAVGTRDRIYILGGDYSPDEITDDVQVYHSERSEWEELSPMPRALTEFHCQLISFTRHRDPWDATL is encoded by the exons ATGTTTGAGGTGGATATGCTAGAGCGTGGTGATGGTTCAGTGACTCTGGATGACCAATGTCTGGACGCAGTCAGCGCTTTCCTGGATTTTGCTTATTCTGGAGAAATACTGATCACCAATGGCAACATAGACACACTGTTTCAGcttgctgcttttcttcag GTCTCGGTTCTTTTGCGGGCATGCACCGAATTTCTGATAGGAAGTCTGGATCTTTCTAACTGTCTCTATCTGATCTCCATCGCTGAGGCTTATGGCTCTGACTCCCTCCTCCAAAGTGCCAATGACTTTGTGGTTCAGAACTTCTGCGATCTCTCTAAAACTCAGGACTTTCTCAACATGCAG GTGAATATCTTAGAAATTTGCCTGCGGTCTGATGCTTTAAATGTGCCCAGTGAGGAAGATGTAGTGACATCACTTCTCAGATGGATTCACCATGACCGACCAGGAAGAGGACAACTATTGCCCAGCTTGTTGTCCTTAACCAGACTACATCATCTACCATCCCTGGAG ACTCTGCATTCAgatgttctccttcaggagAGCGAGGCCTGTTGCACGTTGATCTCACAGGCTCAGGACCAACAGGAACAGCACAGTGGCCTGCACACCGATGCCAGGCCGGCCACCACACAGTCCTACATCTACATCCACAAGACAGAAGAGAACGGAGAGACCCGGCATGCCTTCTGCTACTGTCTGGGAACCAATCAATGGAAAGATTTGGGAAAAAATCTCTTGGAGGCAGCTGTCATGTTTCCAGACCCACCAGGATGCTGTTTTACTAGCTATGCAGAAAAG ATCTTTGTGACAGGTGGTTGCCGGGGGAGCTGCTGCCGTGCAATACATCTACATGTAGCTCAGCCATCCCATGATGCCACAGACGAGGCCTGGTGCTTCTGTCCGGTTACCCTAACCTGTACACCCACTCCAGCCATGCTGAAAGCTAGAACCATGCATGCAGCTGTCACATGTCTTGACAGAGTGTATGTCATAGGAGGGCGGACCAGAGGATCTACAGGGGAAGCTCCCAGTCTGGTTGAG GTGGAATATTACAACCCTCTGACCAAGACCTGGTGCTCAGTCAGCCCCCTCCCCACTGCCATCTTCTACCCAGAGGCAACTTCCTGTGGCAGCCTCATCTACACTCTGGGATCTGAGGTGGAGTTCACAGAGACATTTAATCCCTTACTGGACTGCTTCTTCTGCTATGATGCTCAAAAAGACCAGTGGAACCGTCTGGTTGCGGAATTTGGTCAGTTCTTCCACGCAATTCTAGTCAAGGCTGTGTCAAACAATGATACTCTTCATCTATGTGACCTGTCCACATATAAG GTCTACAGCTTTTGTCCAGAGACCTGCGTATGGAAAGGTCAAGGGTCATTTGAGTGTGCAGGGTTCAATGCTGGAGCAGTTGGTACCAGAGACAGAATCTACATCCTGGGTGGAGACTATTCACCTGATGAGATCACTGATGATGTTCAG GTGTATCACAGTGAGCGGAGTGAATGGGAGGAACTGAGCCCGATGCCCAGAGCCCTCACCGAGTTCCACTGTCAGCTCATCAGCTTTACCAGACACAGAGATCCCTGGGATGCTACACTGTGA
- the fam168a gene encoding protein FAM168A isoform X1 has translation MIKRFAYPLPLLPYLHTTRMASGHPTDKFSFMYQPDTHKSKNRLSSAMNPVYSPVQPGTPYGNPKNMAFPGYPGGYPATTPTYTPNLYQTGSPGYPPGYTSAGTPYKVPPTQSNGAPPPYTPTPTPYPTPMYPIRSAYPQQNIYAQGAYYTQPVYAAQPHVIHHTTVVQPNSIPSTALYPAPVPVPTPRNNSIPAMGMVAGATMAMSAGTLLTTPQHPQIGGHPVTVPTYRPQGTPGYSYVPPHW, from the exons ATGATTAAACG ATTTGCATATCCACTACCACTCCTTCCTTATTTGCATACCACAAGAATGGCGAGCGGGCATCCCACAGACAAATTCAGTTTCATGTATCAACCAGACACGCACAAGAG TAAGAACAGGTTATCTTCAGCCATGAATCCAGTCTACAGCCCAGTTCAGCCTGGCACCCCATATGGAAACCCTAAGAACATGGCCTTTCCAG GCTATCCAGGAGGGTATCCTGCCACTACTCCAACCTACACACCCAATCTGTATCAAACTGGCAGTCCTGGGTATCCACCAG GATATACTTCAGCGGGTACTCCCTACAAAGTCCCCCCCACACAGTCAAATGGAGCCCCTCCCCcatacacccccacccccaccccctacccAACACCAATGTACCCCATCCGCAGTGCCTACCCCCAACAGAACATATACGCACAG GGAGCTTATTACACTCAGCCCGTCTACGCGGCTCAGCCACACGTGATCCACCACACCACTGTGGTGCAGCCCAACAGCATCCCCTCTACAGCCCTCTACCCcgcccccgtccccgtccccacCCCTCGCAACAACAGCATTCCTGCCATGGGGATGGTAGCCGGGGCGACCATGGCAATGAGCGCAG GGACCCTGCTGACAACACCTCAGCACCCCCAGATTGGAGGACACCCAGTAACAGTGCCAACCTACAGGCCCCAGGGGACACCTGGCTACAGCTACGTACCGCCTCACTGGTAG
- the fam168a gene encoding protein FAM168A isoform X2, with protein sequence MASGHPTDKFSFMYQPDTHKSKNRLSSAMNPVYSPVQPGTPYGNPKNMAFPGYPGGYPATTPTYTPNLYQTGSPGYPPGYTSAGTPYKVPPTQSNGAPPPYTPTPTPYPTPMYPIRSAYPQQNIYAQGAYYTQPVYAAQPHVIHHTTVVQPNSIPSTALYPAPVPVPTPRNNSIPAMGMVAGATMAMSAGTLLTTPQHPQIGGHPVTVPTYRPQGTPGYSYVPPHW encoded by the exons ATGGCGAGCGGGCATCCCACAGACAAATTCAGTTTCATGTATCAACCAGACACGCACAAGAG TAAGAACAGGTTATCTTCAGCCATGAATCCAGTCTACAGCCCAGTTCAGCCTGGCACCCCATATGGAAACCCTAAGAACATGGCCTTTCCAG GCTATCCAGGAGGGTATCCTGCCACTACTCCAACCTACACACCCAATCTGTATCAAACTGGCAGTCCTGGGTATCCACCAG GATATACTTCAGCGGGTACTCCCTACAAAGTCCCCCCCACACAGTCAAATGGAGCCCCTCCCCcatacacccccacccccaccccctacccAACACCAATGTACCCCATCCGCAGTGCCTACCCCCAACAGAACATATACGCACAG GGAGCTTATTACACTCAGCCCGTCTACGCGGCTCAGCCACACGTGATCCACCACACCACTGTGGTGCAGCCCAACAGCATCCCCTCTACAGCCCTCTACCCcgcccccgtccccgtccccacCCCTCGCAACAACAGCATTCCTGCCATGGGGATGGTAGCCGGGGCGACCATGGCAATGAGCGCAG GGACCCTGCTGACAACACCTCAGCACCCCCAGATTGGAGGACACCCAGTAACAGTGCCAACCTACAGGCCCCAGGGGACACCTGGCTACAGCTACGTACCGCCTCACTGGTAG